The Oryza sativa Japonica Group chromosome 11, ASM3414082v1 DNA window GATTTTCATTAATCTCGTGTTGTGTTGATCTAGATAGACTCTTCTTTCTATATTCTCTATTTTTATTTGcaattttaattatttctaaattatattcttaattgaactttttcattaataCGAGAATTTCTAGCGCCTAGATTAAGTTTTAGTATATCATTTtattttgtaattatttttaagtttatttggaATTCATATTAAGTTTATCTCTAGAGCGAACGCGGTGTCTCCTTTCAAGCCTATCTTAGGTGTTAGTTTACAGGGACTTATTCGCTTTCTTTGATTAATGTAAGAATTTATAGGCTTTGAGAACAAGAAAATTTTTGCTTTCTTTGATTAGTGTAGGAATTTATAGGCTTTGAGAACAAACATGGagacttctttttattttactttataATAAGACAATACATAAATTATATACGATATCTAGTCAAAACTATTGTACAACCTCCTCTTAAATTCAACCACAATAACTTTGACATGCTATCATCTAACAATTATTATCTTTTGTTATTGTTAGAATTTCGAAACCTTGAGAACAATCTTCTTTTGTAGTTATCTTTTTTAAGAAGATAAGGTATTACGACCATGTGTAGATTTTCTATCATATtatcattattttataatattttttcgaTTAACATGGTAATTTTTGGTCTCTAGAACAAAAACGTGGATTTTTCTTCAAGCTATCTTATTTAGATAATCCTGACTCTTCACCTTACATCAGTTACAAATATTCAGCTATACTGTCCAAGCATGGAAGACTGTCACGTTCACGTACGCATGCATGTATTgtgtatttattaattaattagttgatgATGTCATTATTAGAGATTAATACATGgaaagtccttaattaattagctaggaCGCCATCAACACCAACCAATACCGGAGCTATGGTGGTACGTGCTTGATGAGGATTGCTAATATAGCATATATACTAGCAAAATACTCGTGCCTCGCTACGGATAAATTATTTCTTAGGAtaaatattccctccatcccataatataaggcgcgcACGTATTTCAAGATTCAACctttaaaacatttgaccaacacCTAGTATAAAatgaaatgaattttatttgttaaaaattatatcattagattAAGATTTAAgtttactttcatatggttataattttgttgctataaACCTTATAGTATACGAGAAATTATAAGCTAAAAAATAGTTGTGGAGACCGTGCCAACTTTGAccgcgccttatattatgagatagaTGGAGTATTGATTAGAAATTTTAATAATAATTAGGATGGATAAAAACCACTATTGCATATTGATATCCTCATGTTCTCATAATGCTCAAGACGAGTGTGGATGGTCCGACGATCAAACGGCGGTAAGGACTGTGGTAGGACGTGTCCCACAATTGGACTCATCTATTAATGGTCGGCGTTGAGGACTGTGGTAGGATGTGTCCCACAATTGGACTCATCTATTGATGGTGGACATTGGTAACGAAGAAAACCAAAAAAGCATAAACGCGACTGACAACatggtagagagagagaaacgacTATGGTGACCTCCGGGTCTGATCTGGATCGCTCATTTTTTGTCCGGTCCAATCTGGTTTTTCTTATAATAATACACATGGTTTTtgctgagtttttttttggccCGATCTGGTTTTGTAATAATACACATGTTGCATAATACACATGGTTTTTTCAGGTTTGATCCGGGTCACTCATTTTTTTCCGTCTGATATGGTTTTTCTTCTAATAATACACAtggttgatctttttttttaataatacacATGGCTTTTCTACTACGATCCAGGTCGTCAAGTTTTTTTTCTGTCCGATCTGGTAATTTTTGTTCGGGTCGCTGGTGgatggtttttttttggtttgatcTTGTTTTTTTGGTCGTGTTGCCAGTTGATTGTTTTTTCCAGTCCGGTTTGGTTTTATCCGCGTATAACACAGATGACGGATGAAAATTAAGGTGAGTACagaatatcttcaatttttataaaagGTAAATATAAAGATTAGGTAACTATTTAGGATTCAATCCTTCGTGTGCACcaagaaaaaaccagaaaaaaaaatcgtgacCCACTAAAAAATCGGACGAAAGAAaccagacaaaaataatttacgGAAGCCttacttatttttaaattatatatatagagagagagaaaggaaaatGCAAATATGAGCTCGGGTGCATATGTACCTGCAATCTCTCCCGTCCAGCCACGCAAAGATTCGTGCGTACATGGTTAAAGGGTGGCGCCGCAGCCTAGCTTGCTTAAGCAGAGAGCAGATGGGAGTTAACGCAAGGGAGAGACATTCAGGCCACTTTAAATcgtaggaataaaaaaacagataaatagaaaaaatacaggattctgacagaaatataattataaaacagaggattataaaacacagaaaaaacacaagaatagcgtttgattggaccacaggaaaaacacaggaatcagatgagagagatagactcagaggaaatgttccaagaggttagacctcttgctaactttcctccaaaatatgtataggattacccattccataAAAATTTTAATGAATTAGATAGGATTCACatttgtttaaatttttttttctaaaggattgaaatcctctaaaatggCCCTCAAGTTGTACAAACGTACACAGAAACATAACAAAATCCCCTTAATGCCCATGCCAGCTGAGGATCTCATGATGAGGGACTCGACGATGTTGACTACACATTGCAGGTAACACATGAGTTGACAACACCGTAAATGATGGACTCAAGACAGCATTGCAGCAGACGGCAATacagcatgcatgcagcatcTGTTCGGATGCTGTATCATGCATGTAGCATGCGACAGTTCACTCGTTTATGTTTTTTCATGCCCCAGGTTACGACATTTGCTCAAAAatgtataatataaaacggatggagtatatatataagcTCTAAAATACTATATAAGCATATAAATCCCTAaacatttgctaaaaaaaattaaggaatAAGAGAAAAAGAGATGAGTGGATTGGCGACAAGTGTATTATAGGCAATGTATTGTATATGTTGATGTGAATAAAATGAAAGATGATCACTACCTATTTTACTCCCTTTATCCGATGTACAATATAAGGTATTTTACACttggcacggtctccaaaactaatATTTGGTTTATAACATCTCATATACTACAATATTTGTAGCaataaaattataaccatataaaactaaattaaaatatcaatccaataatattttttagtaaTAAAATCAATTGATATAATACTATTTgtaagtcaaatattttaagaaaataaactTCACATCCTCATATCCGTAGCCGTTGTATgctttgcttgttttttttcagCTTTTGACATTCAACTGAAAATTATCATTAAAATCTGTCAAATGTAAACAATGTAATTTTAATAATTACATTATATTTGTATTATAATTTCATACCCCATGTAACTAGCATATAATTATAAGCATATAATTATAGGATAAATAGGATGTAAGTTGATATAAGTCATAAAAACCATAATAGCCTGGTGGAAGTGTCATGCGCCTGCaccccatgaaaaaaaaatggtactacctccatattttaatgtatgacaccgttgactttttatccaacatttgaccattcgtcttattaaaaaaatttatacaattattatttattttattgtgactcgattcatcattaaatgttctttaagcatgatataaatactttcatatttacacgaaaattttgaataaaacaaatggtcaaacgttggtcgaaaagttaacagcgtcatacattaaattaaaatacggagggagtacgtagtaAGATGCATCCGTGGTGCCAGCGAGCACAGGAAAAGatgtttgcattttttttctatttgggtGTCTTGCACTTGTACATCAAAAGCTTCAGGAAGGAGTACTGCACATGATCTGCTCTTGTGCATCGGTGGAAAAATCACATTTTATACGCAGGTTACTACAGGTGGCCACGTGTCAGTCATCCATCTAGGTGCACGTGTGCTCGCGCGTCCaaatattccaaaatatatatatatatatatatatatatatatatatatatatatatatatatatatatatatatatatatatatattagttactGCCTTTCTTCTTTTAATCGGAATCCAAACCGTTGtcggtaatttttttttggagtttGATGGTAATCGAGCAGACCACTTTGTATTCCTACGTTAGCACTACAACTCTAATGTCTAactatatacgtatatacgtattaGATCTTAACCGTTGAAATCTAGATATATTATAATCCAatggttaaattttttttcctttttctccgattaatgtgagaatttctagcccccacaacgaacgtggtgcctcctttcaaagctgttttaataatataataactaGCTAGGTGGCCCGCGTAATTACGCGGCTAGTATCCATACAAAATTATTTACATATGAGtttacttaaaatttgttaaatagctTCCTCGTTATATTAGGATTTAAAAGACTGAACCTTATCATctctatttttctaattttatagttttttaaaGTCACACTTGCCGCTACCTCTTGCTCTTTTTTCACAcatttatttgcttgctcgatctactacGGCATCTATTCGTCCTCCTTTGAACTTTAAAATAGAACCTTATAAATTTTAGACTTAATCAACTCATTGgctttcatttttataatttttagaagtcccatcaaacgccGCCACTCTACTCCACTTATGCACGTCTGTCTCCTTCTCTCTTTATCGTCAtttggattttaaaaatcgaatataatGATCGTCGGTGTTCACTTTTAACTTTGTAGAAGTCCCACCAAGCCATAAGCAAGTTAGCCATTATACTCCTAAACGGCCCATCCGATGTCTTCCCTTTTAATTGtcattgatattttaaaattcgAACGTGATTCTCAttatggtttatttttttactttcctgCTAACCATCATGTTTGTGCTGCTTAACAGGTTATCCGTCAtctctccttttaatcgtcattgggattctattaATTTGTGGTTTTGTTTATTATTTTTACCCTTGTTGTCTTCCCTCTTTAATATCAttgaggtttatttttttactttctagaaatcCCGCCAACCACCGTGATCGTACTGCTTAACGGCATGTCCGTCGTCCCTCCTTTTGATCGCcattgggattctatttgggttttgtttatagTTTTTGAATGTCCCATCAACTGCTGTCACTTTACTCCTTTACGACTTTGTTGCTTCTtccctctttattgtcattcgtTATTGTTGCGTTTTCTAGATGGATGGTGTTTATTGAAaattctatattttttattccgatattatattatttataaattatatttatacttGAACtcctataattatttttatattttcagaatttaatttgatttttatttcaaattttaattaaacttatgttatttttattttatattttattctgaattctaattaatctcgtattaggttcttatatgtactcttcatttaatattgcttatttttaattccgaatttcaattatttttaatttgtattcctacttaaactcttatgtcctttatttttctaattttgggttttattttatttttattctaaattttaattaatatcgtattgggttcctatatggactcttctttcaatattaattattgtttattctgaattttagttatttttaaaatgtattcctacttggacgcCTAATGTTCCTGGTCCCTTTGCTCATGCATACATGATATTCTTACATTGTTTTATTCCAACTGTATtggttatttgattttttttatttctacctTGAGTTAACGTGTCCTACACTGATTAGATTTGTACTCTGGATTTGATTACAGGACCTCCATGCAAATATGTCCGACTCTTAATCCTAATCATAAAGGTTTAATTAACTTGCCATCACTGTATATAGAATAGGCCGGTCCCAATTTTAGTCGTTTTCTAGTTGGACTTCGATATTTTTCATGTGTTAATCTGCACCATTGAAAAATCTAAACAGCTACAATCTAACGATcaaaatattttctctttttcttcgactaatgtgggaatttctagccccacagcgaacgtgatgCCTCATTTCAgaactgttttaataatataatatatagatagatactaGCTCAACTAGTTCGTATCGTACTTGCTATGTTTTCTTAATTGTTTCTCCATTGATGCACCTTTTTCATACAAAATGTTTTTTTACAAACAGCAATTTTGCCCAAAATATAAAGGTTTTCTTGCATTCTTATTCTTTCTCATATATGACACTACAACGCAGATTGAGATCCTCAGGAGAATCCGACATCCAAACCTGGTCACCCTTATAGGAGCCTGCACTGAGAAACTCGCACTCGTTTGAGTATTTACCTAATGGTACCCTTCAAGATCGTCTCTCAGAAGAACACAGAGAATCTTTCTCATGGGAAGAAAGAGTTAAAGTGGCTGCCAGCATATGCTCTGCTCTTCTGTTCCTCCACGAAACAAAACCTAATCCAATTGCCCACGGTGATCTTAATCCCAGCAACATCCTTTTCAACGCTGAAAATGAATGCAAGCTCTGCGACTTTGGAATTTCCCGCCATTTAGAGTATACTCAACACACAGCAACACCTCTCCATGGAACAAAAGAACCAAAGGGCACTTGGAAGTATATTGATCCGGAGTTCGAGAGTTCAAAACAATTGACCCCTCAGTCAGATGTGTTTGCTTTGGGTATCATTTTGTTGCAGCTAGTAACAGGGCAAAGTGCAGTGTTTTTAGAAACATATTTATCCTATAGTTCGGCAGGTGTAAATTTGGAAACACAGAATACACCCAGGCAAAAGTTGCTCAGGACACTGGAAATCGTGGACAGCAAACTGAACTTGGAAGACAAGTACGCAGGACAcgttgtacaaatgatatacCTAGGCCTGAAATGCAGCAGTAATGACAGGAAACAGCGCCCGGACTTGGCGACTGAAGTATTGCCCAAGATTGAAATGATGAAAGGCTAGGCCTAATGAGGATCATATTGAAGAtacttaataataataatcttgTGTAAGGATtcatctatgttttttttttttggtgcggggATTCATGTATGTGTTACTGTGTGTTGCTGTGTGTTAATTATCTCCCATGTTATCGGTTGCAAGTTGGGCCCGGCGCTTCTATTGCATAGAGTGCGAACCGAGCGCGTCATAGTCGAGTCGTGCACCACGATCGGGGGCGTGTGGGATGGCACACGCCGTGAACCGATCGTGGTGCGCATAGTGGAGGATCATGGTGCTTTGCATGTCTTTgtctttccttttatatttgCAATGAGAAAAGAACAGAAAAGCTGCCGCTTCATCGCAGCACCAAACACCCTGTGTTCTTGGCCCCGTTCATCATCTAGTCTTGTGTTCGAGCAAAGGTTGGTAGCTAGATCTATGATCTATCGATAGGGGTTCGCTAACATTCTGCAACAAATATGATATTATGTGACAAAAACCATATGACGAACATGTAAAACATCATTGATTTACGACCTATTTTCTAGAAAATCTTATGAATATTGGCATCGGTTGATTTTAATTAATGACGAATTACGAGACATTTTGTCGTACGAGTTCGGGTAGCTCACAACACGACAGAGCTTTTTGATAGAACTAGCTGTCTGTATAGTTCTCGTGATCCCACAGTTAACCATAATTCTTGTAAGTATGAGAAATATGTCGTCGTGGAGGAGACATTATTTGTCATAAGATGAGTTCACCTTCAGATTAGAATTCATATTAGAGACATGCAATGGTGAGTTGAATTCTGTCTGCACCTTGTAGCTCTCGCCTCTCGGCCGCCACGTAGACAGACTTGATCCAGCAAGCATATAAACGAATCCTACTCGTTTATTTGGGCCGAAAGCCCAAAATGTTGGCTCACAAAAGCATATGGGCTAGGATACGCCCATCTTACTATATGGGCTGCAATTAGGCCCGTATATGTATATGGGCTTTCGGCCCAAATAAACGAATCCTACTCGTTTATATTCCAAACCCTAACTAATTGCATCGACGAAGGCCacttccctcgccgccgccgccgcggttgccgccggcgaccacgttGCCCCCACGCCGGTGGCGCGATGGACGTTCCGTTGCCCGGCGGGAGCGTCGACCAGTCGGAGGACTACTCCCCGGCGGCCACCGTGGTCCGCTTCgacccgccgctcccgctcctCCGTGCGCCCGTCCCGTCGTCTGCCGCATCCGGCGAGCCACCCGTCCTCGCCTTCCGCGACGCCGCGAGCTGGCGCGCCGCGTGGGAGGCCGCCGAGGCCAGCCTCCTGTCGCAATGCGAGGTGAATCCCCCTTCTCCTCCGTGACCTATTGGCAACATTGTAGGATTTTACTATTTCGGAGTAGAATTCGTTATGTGGAAAATGTGAGTTCTCGGTTAGTTTACAGGTGCGGCTATGAGCAATGCAAATAATTTGCTGATGGATTTGGGTGTATTAAATATTGTTCCATTGGCTAATGCAAGTAGTTAATTGGTTCTAGAGCATCGAAAGATTTTTACTTAATAGTTTACTGATGGATTTGGGTACATCAGGTATTGTTCCATTGCCTAGTGTATGGTTTTTTTGTGTTGATGATAAAGGCAATTTAATAAGTCCAGTGCAACTCTGCAGTTAGAATTATTTCCCCTGAGATTGTGATTCATTTTGCAGCTGGCCGAGTTGCCTTGCGCTAGTTATGCTAGGCAATAAGTTTAGCAGCTGCATACATCAAACAGAGCAAACCAGCTCCTGGCTACTGGAGATTAGTGGTTGGGGTTGACAATGCTCCACAACATTGTACATTCCACAGGCTGTGTTACTTTTGCACAGTACAATGCTATAGCGTGTCATTCATACATCAGGATGTATATGACAATATAATCTTTTTAGTTTTTTGGAGCAACATGGACACTCAACCAGTAAGTTGTAATGATCCTGTGTGCATCAACTGGGAGTTTTACTCTGATAGAAGGGAGGAACACTATTATTTTGGCTAATAAGTCTCCCTTGTTTAAGGGAAGACAGCCTCCCATGTATGTGCTGCTACAACATTTGCTAGGATTGAACATGCTTTACACAattgaatttctttttttgaacAAACTTTATTGATTCCATATGCAAGACAAGATAATCCTTCTTGTGGCGCATTATGCTATTGATACAGCAGTTCACTATGTTCTTTTTGCATCTTTTACCCTTAAAAGAAGACGACTGTTGCTACTCTTGCAGCTGGCCGAGCTGACTGGCTAAAGCTCTGGCAGTCAGGAAGTATAACAGCTGCATACATTAAAGAGAGCAAACAACCAGCTCATGACTGCTTAGCTTTAGTTGTCATGATTGATAATGCTTTCACAATATATTCTTGAAGTGCATTTACAATTTTGCAGTTTTCTCTACTGAAATACTGTTAGTGTTAGGTTCTAGAAGTAATAATTATGTGTGATGGAACTAGATTTCAACGGTGATTTGACATATGCATGTATCCTGTAGTGTGTTATGCTGTCTTCTGTGTATCTTATTATAAAGAACATGAATCATACCTTTCAGCTTGTTCCTATTACAATGCGCAGAGTTATCATTTTAAAAGCATTGTGTTGGAACTATTGATTCCTCTTTGTGAGCTCACCTCCTGTTAGGAATTTATCCTCTCAGAAGGATTGGACAGTACTTATGTGAGCAGAGGTTGTCAAATATTGTGTTCAGGTGTTGCTTATTGACAAACAATACTGTGTTGATCAAGAACTGTTATATGCCAAGAAACAATTCATGTGTGTTAGTAAATCATCAAAAAACTAAAGCTGCCTTTAATATTTTTCTTCATCTTCTAGGGTGCCATGGTCTGTTTTATGCATTTCATTTAGTATAATAACTGATTTCCAACAGGCTGAATCAATATGTCTTGCTTGCATATATCTTCTCATCCACCATTGTTGTGTAGTGTACTTAGTAAAGTCTATTCTAGTAGAGAATTTACCTTTAAAACAAAAATGATGAATGAGTAAGGATCTGTGTTTCATTCCACAGGCTGGGGCACGGTCTGGGTGTTCAATTACTGCATCACGCAAATGCAAGCCACCCTGGTGGAAAGGTTTATTGGGAGGAGCACCAACTGACTatcaagaaagagagagatgtgAAGAGCGTGAGATGGCCGCTTGTCTTGAAGCAGCAAGAGAAGCTTGTGTTAAGTTTGCCAAGGAAAAATGCATTGAACCCTTCCGAGATGCAAGGATTGCTTCTGAGGGTCTTCTTGAAAATACAAAGTTCGCCATCTGGGGTGCTGGTAGTAACAGAACATCATCAGCATCCTTGTG harbors:
- the LOC4350926 gene encoding uncharacterized protein; translated protein: MDVPLPGGSVDQSEDYSPAATVVRFDPPLPLLRAPVPSSAASGEPPVLAFRDAASWRAAWEAAEASLLSQCEAGARSGCSITASRKCKPPWWKGLLGGAPTDYQERERCEEREMAACLEAAREACVKFAKEKCIEPFRDARIASEGLLENTKFAIWGAGSNRTSSASLCIANSQYPFNPRPGSTNYKGSDLLDSFPSEDNNIKDDD